In Mycobacterium sp. JS623, one genomic interval encodes:
- a CDS encoding NAD(P)H-dependent amine dehydrogenase family protein — protein sequence MSRPIRVIQWTTGNIGRRSLHAIIGRDDMELVGVYAHGADKVGVDAGELAGWPEPTGITATNDIDALLALKPDACCYNPLWPNIDELARLLEAGVNVCSSAAWITGGKQSPEDLERVRKACEKGNSTIFGSGAHPGMTNLVGMVLSGSCERVDEIRITESVDCSTYESAGTQTAMGFSQDPDTPGLAESVRRESEVFAESAAMMADAIGAKLDRMTFDVQFTAATGDTDLGFMQIPEGTVGSVYGYHRGWVGDRNVVSVGFNWTMGDHVTPPKPLEHGHVIQVFGLPNMRTVLHCLPPKDWTEPGFMGLGMIYTAMPVTNAVPAVVAAPPGIVTLKDLPPITGRFGG from the coding sequence ATGAGCAGACCCATACGCGTCATCCAATGGACCACCGGCAATATCGGGCGGCGGTCGCTGCACGCGATCATCGGGCGGGACGACATGGAGCTGGTCGGCGTGTACGCGCACGGCGCCGACAAGGTCGGCGTCGACGCCGGTGAGCTCGCCGGCTGGCCCGAGCCGACCGGGATCACGGCCACCAACGACATCGATGCGTTGCTCGCGCTGAAGCCCGACGCGTGTTGTTACAACCCGCTGTGGCCGAACATCGACGAGCTGGCCCGGCTGCTGGAGGCCGGCGTCAACGTGTGCTCCAGCGCGGCGTGGATCACCGGGGGCAAGCAGTCACCCGAAGACCTGGAACGCGTCCGAAAGGCTTGCGAGAAGGGCAATTCCACGATTTTCGGTAGCGGCGCGCATCCCGGGATGACCAACCTGGTCGGCATGGTGCTGAGCGGGTCGTGCGAACGGGTCGACGAAATCCGGATCACCGAGTCGGTGGACTGCTCGACCTACGAATCGGCGGGTACGCAAACCGCGATGGGGTTCTCGCAGGACCCCGATACGCCAGGTCTTGCCGAGAGCGTGCGGCGCGAAAGCGAAGTGTTCGCCGAGTCGGCCGCGATGATGGCCGACGCGATCGGCGCCAAGCTCGATCGGATGACATTCGACGTGCAGTTCACGGCGGCCACCGGTGACACCGACCTGGGATTCATGCAGATCCCGGAGGGCACGGTCGGCAGCGTCTACGGCTATCACCGCGGATGGGTCGGCGACCGCAACGTCGTCAGCGTCGGGTTCAACTGGACCATGGGCGACCATGTCACCCCGCCGAAGCCGCTGGAGCACGGCCACGTCATCCAGGTGTTCGGGCTGCCCAACATGCGCACCGTGCTGCACTGCCTGCCGCCGAAGGACTGGACCGAGCCAGGGTTCATGGGCCTCGGCATGATCTACACCGCGATGCCGGTGACGAACGCGGTGCCTGCCGTCGTTGCGGCCCCGCCCGGCATCGTGACGCTGAAGGATCTGCCGCCGATCACCGGCCGTTTCGGCGGCTAG
- a CDS encoding maleylpyruvate isomerase family mycothiol-dependent enzyme, with protein MEMARAEREQFAALLEGLTPEQWDSPTLCDRWRVRDVVAHVIGYDALSPGQLLRRMAKGLVTRGGANALGVAEYSLTSAEELTALMRQYAVPRGLTSGFGGKIALTDGMIHQQDIRRPLGIPRTIPDESLRTALDFTIWAPRLLGALQARGVRLVATDVDWAYGKGPEVRGSGEAVLMAMAGRRAALDDLNGPGKAKLAQRF; from the coding sequence ATGGAGATGGCGCGCGCCGAACGCGAACAGTTCGCCGCGCTGTTGGAGGGTTTGACTCCAGAGCAGTGGGACAGCCCGACGCTGTGTGATCGGTGGCGGGTCCGCGACGTCGTCGCTCATGTGATCGGATACGACGCACTGAGCCCCGGACAGCTGTTGCGGCGCATGGCAAAAGGCCTCGTAACTCGTGGCGGAGCCAACGCATTGGGCGTCGCGGAATATTCACTCACGTCGGCCGAGGAGCTGACCGCGCTGATGCGGCAATACGCCGTTCCGCGCGGCTTGACGTCGGGCTTCGGCGGCAAGATTGCGCTCACCGACGGGATGATCCACCAGCAGGACATCCGAAGACCGCTCGGAATTCCGCGCACCATACCCGACGAATCATTGCGGACCGCACTGGATTTCACCATATGGGCGCCGCGTCTGTTGGGTGCCCTGCAGGCGCGCGGCGTTCGCCTGGTGGCCACCGACGTCGACTGGGCGTACGGCAAGGGGCCAGAGGTGCGGGGCAGCGGAGAGGCAGTGTTGATGGCCATGGCGGGCCGCCGTGCCGCTCTCGACGACCTTAACGGGCCCGGCAAAGCCAAACTGGCCCAACGATTCTGA